A region from the Branchiostoma floridae strain S238N-H82 chromosome 9, Bfl_VNyyK, whole genome shotgun sequence genome encodes:
- the LOC118423668 gene encoding transmembrane protein 272-like translates to MNVHQTPQTTRMYLGLMMIMMMIKMATTNDVESGTAPQPPPPSFPNGVTAPPVPPDASELPPTYEEAVHSQPGDAPPSYASLFGEIQDARRESGGFVDFLKKLLVLLAGTIGCTILLGLLMAVPMAMIVLGAINIHDCPIQRMIPIYLLVFGCFGILKNIISLYERYKNHRENETENNAKQNPLEVMINCFLLAWFIAGNYWIYSVHRAVNMDDPTHEYYCDPTAYLFAFWVTTTAYIFVGLLIICVCCTAFCTSVTT, encoded by the coding sequence ATGAACGTCCACCAAACCCCTCAAACTACCCGCATGTACCTGGGTctcatgatgataatgatgatgataaaaatggCGACAACAAACGATGTAGAGTCAGGTACGGCGCCACAACCGCCTCCTCCCTCCTTTCCCAACGGCGTGACAGCCCCTCCAGTCCCGCCAGATGCCTCGGAGCTCCCGCcgacgtacgaagaagccgtcCACAGCCAGCCTGGAGACGCCCCTCCCTCCTACGCCTCCTTGTTCGGCGAGATACAAGACGCTAGGAGGGAGTCTGGCGGTTTCGTGGACTTCCTGAAAAAGTTGTTGGTCTTGCTAGCGGGAACAATCGGTTGTACGATCCTTCTCGGCCTTCTCATGGCAGTCCCCATGGCTATGATCGTCCTGGGAGCCATCAACATTCACGACTGCCCTATCCAACGAATGATCCCGATCTACTTGCTCGTTTTCGGCTGTTTTGGAATCCTCAAGAACATCATCTCCCTCTACGAGCGCTACAAGAATCACCGAGAGAACGAAACCGAAAACAACGCCAAGCAGAACCCCTTGGAAGTCATGATCAACTGTTTTCTCCTGGCTTGGTTCATCGCCGGGAACTACTGGATCTATTCGGTGCACAGGGCGGTGAACATGGACGATCCGACCCACGAGTATTACTGTGACCCCACGGCATACCTGTTCGCATTCTGGGTCACAACCACGGCCTACATCTTCGTGGGGTTGCTGATCATCTGCGTGTGTTGTACAGCGTTCTGTACGTCTGTTACAACGTAG